The following is a genomic window from Spirosoma agri.
GAAATGAGATTTATAGTGATGTCGATTGTGGCGAGAAATAAAAATGGTGAAACACGGCCTACAAAAAGGGCAGGACGGACTCTAATCCCATTCCCCGCGAGCCTTTGACCAGAATGTGCGTGTCGGTCATGGGATGATCCATGAGCCAGTTGTGCAGCGAAAACTTGTCAGGTACATAGTAGGCTTTGGGGAGCGAGCCAAGCGCAAACTGCATGTCTTTGCCGGCAAGAATGACCAGGTCGAACTGGCCGTCGGCAACGAGTTTACCCAATGCTGCATGTTCGGCCTCGCTCTCCTGACCAAGTTCGTACATGTCACCCAGAATTACCACTTTACGATTTGCTGACATAGCCGCAAACTGACGAATCGCAGCCGCCATTGAACTCGGATTGGCGTTATACGCATCGAGCAAGATGGTGTTCGAGCCTTTATGGATCACCTGCGAGCGGTTATTCGTCGGGTTATACGCAGCTACGGCGTGGTTGGCTTCTTTCGGCGAAACGCCGAAATAATGGCCAATGGCCAGCGCAGCCAGCATGTTCTCGAAATTATAGCGACCGGGTAGGTGCGTGGTCACCTCGCCACTGGCTCCGTCGCGAAAAATAACGACCGGCGACTCCTGAATCAGCTCAACGGGTTCGCCCGGATAAAAAATGGCTTCGGCAAAGGTCGTTTCGGAACGAATCGCTTTCAGGCGTTCGCGGTACATCGCGGTCAGGGTCGTATCGCGGGAATTGATGAACACCGTTTTAGCGTTCTGGGCCAGATAATCGTACAACTCACCTTTCCCTTTTCGGACGCCCTCGATGCCGCCGAATCCTTCGAGGTGCGCTTTGCCCACGTTGGTGATCAGGCCGTGTGTCGGTTGAGCGATCGAACAGAGCAGTTCGATTTCTTTTTGATGATTAGCCCCCATTTCGACAACGGCCAGTTCGTATTGTTCGTTGATGGCCAGTACCGTCAGCGGCACACCGATGTGGTTGTTGAGATTGCCCACCGTGGCATAGGTCCGGAAATTCTTCGACAGCACAGCCGCGATCAGCTCCTTGGTCGTGGTTTTGCCATTCGAGCCGGTTAAACCCACGACCGGAATCGTCAGGGTCTGGCGGTGGTGTCGGGCGAGGTCCTGAAGGGTCAGCAGGCTATCGGCTACCAACAGGCATCTTGACTCCCGGTGAGCGATCGCCGGATCATCCACGAGTGCGTACCGGGCTCCTGCTGCGAGCGCCTGTTCGGCAAAGAGATTGCCGTTGAAGTTATCGCCCCTAAGGGCAACGAACAGACAGTCGGCGGTAATCGTACGCGTATCGGTCGAAACGCCGGAGCATTCCTGAAATTTCGAATAAAGTTCTGCCGTTGAGAGCATACCTGTAGACATAAATGAAGTCGCAGTTCGTTCTTCTGTGTGAATCCGGACCTTGTTTTGGCCTGTTTTCATCCGCGACTAGGGCGTTGGCGCTGTTCGCGAAAATCCTCATTTTACTGAGAATTGCCCAAAATTAGATGAAAAAGCTGTTTACGCTTTGTTTTTTCGTTATTCCGCTGCTCAACTACGCCCAGTCGACGGCACCAGCCTTTGGTTTTCAGTATGACCAACGTCCTACGGTCAGCATCGATGGTCGTGCACTGATCAGTCCGTGGGCGGGTGGGCTGAACGCCCTGCAATACGCGACCGTGCGCCTGAACGATGATGCCCGCGACGATCTGGTAGTATTTGATCGGTCGACCAATAAGGTCAGCACGTTTGTCGCGATTGATAACCCGACGGGGAGCGGTATTGCGTGGCAGTACGCACCCGCTTACGAAACGGCCTTTCCGTCCATCAATGGCTGGATGGTTATCATTGATTACGACGCCGATGGTCGCAAAGACCTATTCTCGCCCGGTCCATCCGGCAACATCGATGTGTATCATAATGAAACGCAGGGCGGCAATGTCGTCTTCAAACGAGTCATCAGTTCGCTTACGACGGTAGGCTTCGGGGGTAAACAGAATTTGTACGTAGCGCCAACGGATGCCCCCGCCATCACGGACTTCGACGATGATGGTGATATTGATATTTTGACCTTTGACGCGTCGGGCAACCTGATCACTTACCAGCAGAACATGAGCGTCGAGCGGACGGGAAAGAAAGACGGGCTGGACTTCAAACGGGCCGATTGCCAGGTCTGGGGGCATTTTATTAAAGAGTTCTGCAATGACTTCACATTCGGTATCTCGTGCGATGGTACAGCGGGCGCAGGCAAAGTCAACCCAGTCGTGAACGCAGCCAAACCCGTTGGAACACGGCCTTTACACTCCGGCAATACGCTGGCGATCCTGGACGTTAACGGCGACGGTAAAAAAGATATGCTGTTCGGGTTTGTTTCCTGCACCAATATCGCCGTTCTGTATAATGCCGGAGCCAACAACGAAAACGCCACGTTTACGTCGTTCGATAGTCTGTTCCCGGCCCAGAATCCGATCGCATTCCCGGCCTACGCAGCCACATTCTCGGAAGACGTTGATGGGGACGGCATCAAAGATCTGCTGGCTTCGACTTACTCGGACTTTAACGAAAATAGGCTATACAATTTTCGGGCATCGAGCTGGTTCTACCGGAATGCGGGTACCAATCAGAAACCGGATTTTAAGCTAATCCAGAAAGATTTTCTGCAAAATGACATGCTTGATCTGGGCGAAAACGCGGCTCCCGCGCTGGCCGATCTGGACGGCGATGGCGATATGGATTTGCTGGTTGGGTACAGTGGCGTGCTGAGTGGCACCGCGTATCGGGCCGGCCTATGGCATTTCGAGAACAAAGGCACAACCCAGAATCCGGCATTCGCGCTCGTCACAACCGACTACCTGGGGCTTACGCAGGGATTGGGTTTGAGTGAGGTCGTCCCGTCGTTTGCCGATGTTGACGCCAATGGGAGCACTGATCTGGTACTGACGGGGACGGGAGCAAAGGGCATCGAGATACGGGTGTTCTTCAATACGGCGGCCAAAGGAGCGGCTGCCCAGTACAGCCTTGCCGGAGCCACCCGCTGGCCGACGCCCGACCTGATGCAGCCGGGTGAACTGCTGACGGTAGCGGACATGGATCACGATGGAAAATCCGATGTACTGGTTGGCAAAAGTGAAGGGACGGTGCATTATTTCCGGAACGCCGGAACCGCGGTTAGTCCTACGTTTCAATTGCAAAACCAGCGATTTGGTGGGTTCACCAACGACAATTCGTATTACGACCGGGCCCGCTCGCTGGTCATCGCAGATATGAACGGCGACAAAAAAGAAGAGATCATTACGGCATCCAACAACGGAAAAGTTCGAATCTATCAATTCCCCGCCAGGCTCGATCAGTCGCTTACGCTGATCGACTCCCTGCCCGGTTTGGGATTGCCCGGCACCGGACTCATAGCCGCGATGGCTGATCTGGACGGCGATCAGCTGCCCGATCTGATGCTAGGAAGCGAAGCGGGTGGCGTACGATACCTGAAAAATTCGTCACAGAAAGTCGTCGTTACGGGTTTGCCCGAAGAGGTGACGGGGCCGTGGGCGTTTCCCAATCCGACGGATCGTTACCTGACGGTCCGGCCTGCCTTTTCGGGTCGTATTGAACTGGTGTCATTATCGGGACAGGCCATGTTGCCGATGCAGGAGGTCAAGGTCGATGTTGAAACGGTGATCGATTTGGGCGGTTTGTCGGATGGTACGTATCTGTTGCGATTGACCGCCGATAACCGTCCGGCGCTGGTACAAAAGGTAGTTGTGTGGAAGTAGCGAAAACTCTTTCGGGTCTCAGCCGTTAGTAGTTTTTAGAGTGAATGACCTGTGCCGACCGACAGGAATTAATCTTGACGTTTACTACTATGGAAAATACAAATAACTCCGATCAACAACGCGTCGACCAGAATACGGGTGGTCCGCTCGAAGGTATGTCGCCCCAGAACACAAATATGCCGGCCAACAATGACGAAGAAGAGGCTGTCGTCTACGCGGGGCTGGGCGTTAACAACGATCCTGACGTACTGAATCCCGGCGATGAGGAAGCGTCGGATACGTTGCTCTACACCGACACGCTCACTGCCCAACACGCCACCGACGGGGTGTCGAACGATGAGGACATGGATGATCTTCCCGATGATTTACTAGAGGATATTTCGGATGATGAACTGGACAACGAAATCACCGAACTGGCTGAAGAAGAAAAGGAAGGTAACGAACGCTATTAAGTAGTAAACTGGCCGATCAGATGCAACGCTACTCTCTGCTACATCTGATCGGCCAGACTGCGTTGCTCTCATACGTAAAACGCCAGCATAGCCCCTTGATCCGGTTGGCCGCGTGCGCAAACATAACCTTCGGCACTCTCTGTCGATCGGTAACCTATTCTTGGTTGTTTCATCGAAGCTAATCTGTCTGTCGACAATACTCACTGTAAAAACAGATAGCAAAGATTCATCTTACGCTTCACGTACCGCTCATAGCGATTTTGAACTAACAGACTCGCTACTCATCGAGCATTTTTGTCTGCTCAGGCCACCAATCACCCTGGCCACCCTAGTTCACCAATCGCCAACGACAGTCTTTCGTACATGTGACGACAGTCATGGCCTGATCCGTTTGTCGGCTACAGTCACTAACGCTTTCCCAAGTTAATCCGTACCAGCGTGTTTGGCGAACAGGGTCACCGGCGCAACTCATTCAGCCCATTTTGGGTTATTCTATACAGGTGAAGCGTAATTCTGTAACACAAGCAACCGTCGTTTTGGCGACCTTCGTTGTGTTAATCAAGTTGAGATCGAACCAGTTGTAATCGAAGCGTCCATCCGTTAGTTGGGCGCTGTCAGGTATAAATAATAAGCACATGGAAACTGTAAAATTCAAGACTAATATTAAATGTGGGGGCTGCATTGCCACCGTTACCCCTTTTCTGAATGAAGCCGTTGGTGAAGGCCATTGGCAGGTCGATGTTCAGAATCCCAGCAAAGTACTGACCGCCGAAACCACTACGGCGACCGCTGCCCAGGTCAAACAGGCTATCGAAAAGGCAGGGTTTAAGGCTGAGCCGTTGAACTAAACTGTTTAGTAGTTGTGCTTGATCGTTCGTTGGCCCGCAACTCGTTGAGGCAACGAACGATCAAGCGTAAACAATCGAGCCCGAAGCTATGAATACAGTACTCAACGAGCCGAAGGCCAACGCATCGAGTTCGGACGTAAAGAAAACGTTTCCGGTGCTGGAAATGACCTGCGCGGCCTGTGCGGTCAGCGTCGAATCCACGCTTAAACACACGCCCGGCGTGCATGATGCCGGGGTGAACTACGCCAACCAGAGCGCCTGGGTAGACTATGATCCGGCTACCGTTACCCCCGAGGGACTACAAACGGCGTTGCGGGCAATGGGATACGATATTATTATCGATACTGAAGACCCGAACGAAGCCAATGAGGTACAGCGGGAAGCGCAGCAGAAACACTACGACGCCCTAAAAAAGCGGACCATCTGGGCGGTTATCCTCTCCATCCCCATCGTACTGATCGGCATGGTCTTTATGGACGGTTCCGATCGAGCGATCCCGTTTGGCAATTACATCATGATGGGTCTTGCTGCACCCGTGGTGTTCTGGCTGGGCCGATCGTACTTCGCGAATGCCTGGAAACAGGCCCGTCACGGTAAGGCCAATATGGATACGCTCGTGGCCCTTAGCACGGGCATTGCTTTCTTATTCAGCGCTTTTACGACGCTTAATCCTGACTTCTGGATAAGTCGCGGGCAGCATCCGCACGTTTATTTCGAAGCGGCTGCCGTTATTATCGCGTTTATTTCGCTGGGTAAATTGCTCGAAGAACGGGCCAAATCGAATACGACATCGGCCATCAAGAAACTGATGAGCCTTCAACCCGACACGGTGCGGCTCGTCGATGGGGAAACGGAGCGCGATGTCCCGATTGCTACCGTTCGGGTGGGTAACGTACTGGTAGTGCGACCAGGCGAACGGATTCCGGTTGATGGAGACGTGCAGACCGGTGCGTCGTTTGTTGACGAAAGCATGATCAGTGGCGAACCGATTCCGGTTGAGAAAACGGCAGGAACGAAAGTCTTCGCCGGTACGATCAACCAGAAGGGAAGCTTCCGCTTTCGGGCCGACAAGGTTGGGGCCGACACCGTATTAGCCCGCATCATTCGAACGGTGCAGGAAGCGCAGGGGAGTAAGGCCCCTGTTCAGCGGCTGGTCGATAAAATTGCGGGTATTTTCGTGCCGGTCGTGTTGGGTATTGCCTTGTTGACCTTTGGGGTCTGGATGCTCATTGGGGGCGATAATGCGCTGACAACAGCGTTGTTAACGTCTGTAACGGTGCTGATCATTGCCTGTCCCTGCGCGTTGGGACTGGCTACGCCAACCGCCATTATGGTCGGCGTGGGAAAAGGAGCCGAGACTAATATCCTGATCAAAGACGCTGAGAGTCTGGAGTTGGGCTACCGTGTCAATGCGGTGGTGCTGGATAAGACCGGCACGCTCACCGAAGGCAAACCCGTTGTTACGGATTTACACTGGCTGGTTTCGGCTAATGAACAGGCTGGGTTGGCATCCATTCTGTACGCGCTGGAAACCCAGTCCGAACACCCACTTGCTCAAGCGGTCGTCGCGCATTTGACATCAACGAACGTCGCTGGTGTTGCGATGGATCGTTTCGAGAGTATAACGGGGCATGGTGTAAAAGGCGACCATTCCGGTAATACCTATATCGTTGGCAATCGATCGTTGCTGTTGAAACAAGGCATCTCGCCGGACGAAGCACTGGAGCAACAGGCCGATTTGTTCTACAAAGCGGCAAAGACGGTCGTATTCTTTGCGGATCAGCAGCGGGTGCTGGCCATCGTCGCTATTGCTGATCCAATCAAAAACACGTCCAGAAAGGCGGTCGACATGTTGCAACGACGAGGTATTGAGGTTTACCTGCTCACTGGTGATAATGCCCAGACCGCAGCCGCCGTAGCCGGTCAGGTTGGCATACGTCAGTATCGGGCGGAGGTACTGCCTGCCGAAAAAGCGGCTTTTGTTCAGGAACTACAGGCACAGGGTAAGGTGGTGGCGATGGTTGGCGACGGCATCAATGACGCACAGGCGCTGGCACAGGCCGATGTAAGCATGGCGATGGGTAAAGGGTCCGACATTGCAATGGATGTGGCGAAAATGACGCTCATCACATCTGACCTGACCCGCGTTTCGATGGCCCTGCACCTGTCTCGAAAAACCGTTCAGACGATCCGTCAGAATTTATTCTGGGCGTTCATCTACAATCTGATCGGCATTCCAATCGCGGCTGGTGTGTTGTATCCCGCGTTCGGTTTCCTGCTCAACCCAATGATCGCGGGTGCGGCCATGGCTCTAAGTTCGGTGTCAGTTGTGAGCAATAGTCTACGGTTGCGGTCGATAAAGCTGTAAAGACAAATAGGAAGAAGGCGTAACGTACACGAAGTTTGGGGTTTCTTGGTGTACGTTACGCCTTCTTCGCGTTCTTTGCATCTAAACAAACGGCCTTTCAGGAAACTACCTATTCATGATTCGTTTACAACTACTCGTTAGTCTGGTACTGGGCGCGTTTTCGCTCAGCCATGCCCAGTCGACCTCATCCGATTCGCTGTTTGTCCGGCAGCACTACACCAAGCTCGACCGGCAGATTGCGATGCGCGATGGGACCAAACTCTACACCGTCATTTTCGTACCGAAGGATGCTAGCCCTACAAACCGCTATCCGTTTCTGATGGAGCGAACGCCCTATTCGGCTGGCCCGTACGGCGAAAGCAAGTATCCTAAATCAGGCCCCGGCCCGAACAAAGACCTGTCGCAGGAGAAATACATTTTCGTTACGCAGGATGTACGGGGGCGCTATATGAGCGAGGGAAACTTCGAAGAAATGACGCCCGGCGTGGATTCGCCCGGCCGGTCCGCCGGTGCGGTGGATGCGCCGAAAACGCCCGCTACGTCGTCTGCCAAAAAAGGAAAAAAAAGTAGTCCGTCCACGTCGGCAACCACGACCGACGAGAGTACCGATACGTACGACACCATCGAGTGGCTGCTCAAAAACATTCCGAACAACAACGGACGCGTTGGCCTAATGGGTATTTCGTATCCGGGCTTTTACGCGTCGGCGGCTT
Proteins encoded in this region:
- a CDS encoding heavy-metal-associated domain-containing protein: METVKFKTNIKCGGCIATVTPFLNEAVGEGHWQVDVQNPSKVLTAETTTATAAQVKQAIEKAGFKAEPLN
- a CDS encoding FG-GAP-like repeat-containing protein is translated as MKKLFTLCFFVIPLLNYAQSTAPAFGFQYDQRPTVSIDGRALISPWAGGLNALQYATVRLNDDARDDLVVFDRSTNKVSTFVAIDNPTGSGIAWQYAPAYETAFPSINGWMVIIDYDADGRKDLFSPGPSGNIDVYHNETQGGNVVFKRVISSLTTVGFGGKQNLYVAPTDAPAITDFDDDGDIDILTFDASGNLITYQQNMSVERTGKKDGLDFKRADCQVWGHFIKEFCNDFTFGISCDGTAGAGKVNPVVNAAKPVGTRPLHSGNTLAILDVNGDGKKDMLFGFVSCTNIAVLYNAGANNENATFTSFDSLFPAQNPIAFPAYAATFSEDVDGDGIKDLLASTYSDFNENRLYNFRASSWFYRNAGTNQKPDFKLIQKDFLQNDMLDLGENAAPALADLDGDGDMDLLVGYSGVLSGTAYRAGLWHFENKGTTQNPAFALVTTDYLGLTQGLGLSEVVPSFADVDANGSTDLVLTGTGAKGIEIRVFFNTAAKGAAAQYSLAGATRWPTPDLMQPGELLTVADMDHDGKSDVLVGKSEGTVHYFRNAGTAVSPTFQLQNQRFGGFTNDNSYYDRARSLVIADMNGDKKEEIITASNNGKVRIYQFPARLDQSLTLIDSLPGLGLPGTGLIAAMADLDGDQLPDLMLGSEAGGVRYLKNSSQKVVVTGLPEEVTGPWAFPNPTDRYLTVRPAFSGRIELVSLSGQAMLPMQEVKVDVETVIDLGGLSDGTYLLRLTADNRPALVQKVVVWK
- a CDS encoding heavy metal translocating P-type ATPase → MNTVLNEPKANASSSDVKKTFPVLEMTCAACAVSVESTLKHTPGVHDAGVNYANQSAWVDYDPATVTPEGLQTALRAMGYDIIIDTEDPNEANEVQREAQQKHYDALKKRTIWAVILSIPIVLIGMVFMDGSDRAIPFGNYIMMGLAAPVVFWLGRSYFANAWKQARHGKANMDTLVALSTGIAFLFSAFTTLNPDFWISRGQHPHVYFEAAAVIIAFISLGKLLEERAKSNTTSAIKKLMSLQPDTVRLVDGETERDVPIATVRVGNVLVVRPGERIPVDGDVQTGASFVDESMISGEPIPVEKTAGTKVFAGTINQKGSFRFRADKVGADTVLARIIRTVQEAQGSKAPVQRLVDKIAGIFVPVVLGIALLTFGVWMLIGGDNALTTALLTSVTVLIIACPCALGLATPTAIMVGVGKGAETNILIKDAESLELGYRVNAVVLDKTGTLTEGKPVVTDLHWLVSANEQAGLASILYALETQSEHPLAQAVVAHLTSTNVAGVAMDRFESITGHGVKGDHSGNTYIVGNRSLLLKQGISPDEALEQQADLFYKAAKTVVFFADQQRVLAIVAIADPIKNTSRKAVDMLQRRGIEVYLLTGDNAQTAAAVAGQVGIRQYRAEVLPAEKAAFVQELQAQGKVVAMVGDGINDAQALAQADVSMAMGKGSDIAMDVAKMTLITSDLTRVSMALHLSRKTVQTIRQNLFWAFIYNLIGIPIAAGVLYPAFGFLLNPMIAGAAMALSSVSVVSNSLRLRSIKL
- a CDS encoding UDP-N-acetylmuramoyl-tripeptide--D-alanyl-D-alanine ligase; protein product: MLSTAELYSKFQECSGVSTDTRTITADCLFVALRGDNFNGNLFAEQALAAGARYALVDDPAIAHRESRCLLVADSLLTLQDLARHHRQTLTIPVVGLTGSNGKTTTKELIAAVLSKNFRTYATVGNLNNHIGVPLTVLAINEQYELAVVEMGANHQKEIELLCSIAQPTHGLITNVGKAHLEGFGGIEGVRKGKGELYDYLAQNAKTVFINSRDTTLTAMYRERLKAIRSETTFAEAIFYPGEPVELIQESPVVIFRDGASGEVTTHLPGRYNFENMLAALAIGHYFGVSPKEANHAVAAYNPTNNRSQVIHKGSNTILLDAYNANPSSMAAAIRQFAAMSANRKVVILGDMYELGQESEAEHAALGKLVADGQFDLVILAGKDMQFALGSLPKAYYVPDKFSLHNWLMDHPMTDTHILVKGSRGMGLESVLPFL